A genome region from Bradyrhizobium commune includes the following:
- a CDS encoding DUF2336 domain-containing protein, translating to MNGAKSLLQDLDDAIARGTDESRTRALWHATDLLITGRYVDDEISMFGEVIGRLADEIEMEARAQLSELMAACDHAPLNVIEKLALDDEIEVAGPVLRDSTRLDEKVLVESAMTKGQSHLLAISQRKSIGEAVTDVLVKRGDQEVVTSVAKNEGARFSGSGLLHMVRRAEGDSILAEQIGLRKDVPRHVFQQLISKASEDVRRRLETERPEMMAQIQSSVTDVTGDLQSKFGPSSRSYFVAKRVVTTQYRQGNLNQDSIANYARQHRFDEVQIGLSLLSALPVDVIERALMDRNREMLLVLCKALAFSWDTTMSLLFLGAKDHLITARELHDNERDFGRLKVETSRSILKFYQSRKNSAGADAAAGRQPELQVH from the coding sequence ATGAACGGGGCAAAATCGCTTCTGCAGGATCTGGACGACGCGATCGCGCGCGGCACCGACGAGAGCCGGACGCGGGCGTTGTGGCATGCGACCGACCTTCTGATCACCGGTCGCTATGTCGACGACGAGATCAGCATGTTCGGCGAGGTCATCGGCCGGCTTGCCGACGAGATCGAGATGGAGGCGCGGGCGCAGCTCTCCGAATTGATGGCGGCGTGCGATCACGCTCCGCTCAACGTCATCGAGAAGCTCGCCCTCGACGACGAGATCGAGGTCGCAGGCCCGGTGCTGCGTGACTCCACCCGGCTCGACGAGAAGGTGCTGGTCGAAAGCGCCATGACCAAGGGCCAGTCGCATCTGCTCGCGATCTCCCAGCGCAAATCGATCGGCGAAGCCGTGACCGACGTGCTGGTCAAGCGCGGCGACCAGGAGGTCGTGACTTCGGTTGCGAAGAACGAGGGCGCGCGTTTCTCCGGCTCCGGCCTGCTGCACATGGTCCGGCGCGCCGAGGGCGATTCGATCCTCGCCGAGCAGATCGGCCTGCGCAAGGACGTGCCGCGGCACGTCTTCCAGCAGCTCATCTCCAAGGCGTCGGAGGACGTCCGCCGCCGGCTCGAGACCGAGCGGCCGGAGATGATGGCGCAGATCCAGAGCTCGGTGACCGATGTCACCGGCGATCTCCAGTCCAAGTTCGGCCCGTCCTCGCGCAGCTATTTCGTCGCCAAGCGCGTGGTGACGACGCAGTATCGCCAGGGCAACCTCAACCAAGATTCGATCGCCAATTACGCCCGCCAGCATCGCTTCGACGAGGTGCAGATCGGCCTGTCGCTGCTGTCCGCGCTGCCGGTCGACGTGATCGAGCGCGCGCTGATGGACCGCAACCGCGAGATGCTGCTGGTGCTGTGCAAGGCGCTCGCCTTCTCCTGGGACACGACGATGTCGCTGTTGTTCCTCGGCGCCAAGGATCATCTGATCACGGCGCGCGAGCTCCACGACAACGAGCGCGATTTCGGCCGGCTCAAGGTCGAGACGTCGCGCAGCATCCTGAAGTTCTACCAGTCGCGCAAGAACAGCGCGGGTGCCGATGCAGCTGCGGGCCGTCAGCCCGAGCTTCAGGTCCACTGA
- a CDS encoding di-heme-cytochrome C peroxidase translates to MIAAAAGWKCRFRVAVLRASQPLEPNMKFNVRVALLAIAAVLGVFICAAADDKPTPANPVHLQQGWTTDTADRWHFISQGTALVPYEWFLALEQPGQPPGQTELIRAPANLQRLGFLTEPVSATNPDGLGVGLYSTPVDIQDGRHACWKGKWLGLGCAGCHTGQVSYRGQQIRIEGGPSHIDIDTFVEQLVGSITDVLTDRQGAKQRFLARVKASPADLSTGLPCFGEVLQAADKFNQIVGANSGDTANGAGRLDAHGAGLNQLLAGPFRLMSDKTDIGETRNYAHLTAPVRYPALWDTPRFSWVLYNGSIRQPLTRSLVEALGVLAPIKHDATMITPDVTHGIQMENVVWGQRALMDLRSPRWPESILGAPDQKQVARGGLVYASACADCHDAAPAVAPPGACDEIQIPLVDLDKIGTDPEQATTFNSRKIALSKIGGPDSMSNYKAAEALTGIIADQWIAKSKGNAAAAAEINCGRPNRYRGPLAYRARPLNGIWAMAPYLHNGSVPSLYDLLVLPGQRPKTFYVGNWEFDPAKVGYQMSSRTPGAFLFDTSVRGNSNAGHIYGTDLSEDDRRALIEYLKTL, encoded by the coding sequence TTGATCGCGGCGGCGGCCGGCTGGAAGTGCCGATTCAGAGTTGCCGTATTGAGAGCTTCACAGCCATTGGAGCCGAATATGAAATTTAATGTACGCGTAGCATTGCTTGCCATCGCGGCCGTTCTCGGCGTTTTCATTTGCGCTGCAGCCGACGACAAGCCGACGCCGGCCAATCCCGTCCACCTGCAACAGGGCTGGACTACCGACACCGCTGACCGCTGGCATTTCATCTCGCAGGGGACGGCGCTGGTCCCCTATGAATGGTTTCTCGCGCTCGAGCAGCCGGGGCAGCCGCCGGGACAAACCGAGCTGATCAGGGCGCCTGCGAATTTGCAGCGGCTGGGCTTCCTCACAGAGCCCGTCAGCGCGACCAACCCGGACGGTCTCGGCGTCGGTCTCTACAGCACGCCGGTCGATATTCAGGACGGCCGGCATGCGTGCTGGAAGGGCAAATGGCTCGGCCTGGGCTGCGCGGGTTGCCACACCGGGCAAGTCAGCTATCGCGGCCAGCAGATCCGCATCGAGGGCGGCCCGTCCCATATTGATATCGATACGTTCGTCGAACAGCTCGTCGGGTCCATCACCGACGTCCTCACGGATAGGCAGGGGGCCAAGCAGCGCTTCCTGGCGCGGGTGAAGGCTTCGCCCGCTGATCTCAGCACCGGGCTGCCATGTTTTGGCGAAGTTTTGCAGGCCGCGGACAAGTTCAACCAGATCGTAGGTGCGAACTCGGGCGATACGGCGAACGGTGCGGGCCGGCTGGACGCGCATGGCGCCGGCCTGAATCAGCTTCTTGCGGGCCCCTTCAGGCTGATGAGCGACAAGACGGACATCGGTGAGACCAGGAACTACGCGCACCTGACAGCGCCGGTCAGATATCCGGCGCTGTGGGACACGCCGCGCTTCAGCTGGGTACTGTACAACGGCTCCATCCGTCAGCCGCTGACGCGCAGCCTTGTCGAAGCGCTCGGTGTGCTGGCGCCGATCAAGCACGATGCTACGATGATCACACCCGACGTGACCCACGGGATTCAGATGGAGAATGTGGTGTGGGGACAGCGGGCGCTGATGGATCTGCGCTCGCCGCGCTGGCCGGAATCGATCCTGGGTGCGCCTGACCAGAAGCAGGTGGCACGCGGCGGGCTCGTTTATGCGAGCGCCTGCGCCGATTGCCACGATGCCGCTCCCGCCGTGGCGCCTCCCGGGGCCTGCGACGAGATCCAGATCCCGCTGGTCGATCTCGACAAGATCGGCACTGACCCCGAGCAGGCGACGACGTTCAACAGCCGCAAGATTGCGCTGTCGAAGATCGGAGGCCCGGACTCCATGTCCAACTACAAGGCCGCAGAAGCTCTCACCGGCATCATTGCCGACCAATGGATTGCGAAATCCAAGGGCAATGCGGCGGCTGCGGCCGAGATCAACTGCGGCCGTCCAAACCGGTACAGGGGCCCGCTCGCGTACCGGGCAAGGCCGCTGAACGGGATCTGGGCGATGGCGCCGTATCTGCACAACGGCTCCGTGCCGTCGCTGTATGACCTCCTCGTTTTGCCGGGCCAGCGGCCGAAGACGTTCTATGTCGGCAATTGGGAGTTCGACCCGGCAAAGGTCGGATATCAGATGTCGAGCCGGACGCCTGGCGCATTCCTGTTCGACACCTCCGTGCGCGGCAATTCGAACGCCGGGCACATTTATGGAACGGATCTGAGCGAGGACGACCGCAGGGCGCTGATCGAGTATCTCAAGACACTGTGA
- a CDS encoding class I SAM-dependent methyltransferase: MKQDLYPTETSPVHSAVVKLFYSRAARHLFTNAWYSLVSNLDRGAAIRFLNYGYASLNGDQVDLQEADEPDRYAIQLYHHTVSGSAIAGKDVLEVGCGRGGGASYVARYLQPASYTGLDICKPAIRFSQARYADQGNLAFRVGNALSLPFENDSFDAVINVESAQHYGDMVRFLDEVHRVLRPGGEFLMACFEDRSKDVFPRESLQQSRLRLVKEDDITANVARALELDGARRTALAAEIVPRLLRGVSHEFAGIPGTQLHTSFANGECPYYCFTCRKD, translated from the coding sequence GTGAAGCAGGATCTGTATCCAACCGAGACAAGCCCCGTTCACTCGGCTGTCGTAAAACTGTTCTATTCGCGCGCCGCCCGCCACCTCTTCACCAACGCCTGGTACTCCCTGGTGAGCAATCTCGACAGGGGCGCGGCCATCCGATTCCTCAATTACGGCTACGCCTCGCTGAACGGCGACCAGGTTGACCTGCAAGAGGCGGACGAGCCCGATCGCTATGCGATCCAGCTCTATCACCACACGGTGTCGGGGAGTGCGATCGCCGGGAAGGACGTGCTGGAGGTCGGATGCGGCCGCGGCGGCGGCGCATCCTACGTCGCGCGCTATCTCCAGCCTGCGAGCTACACCGGGCTCGACATCTGCAAGCCGGCGATCCGATTTAGCCAGGCCCGCTATGCCGATCAGGGCAACCTCGCCTTCCGCGTCGGCAATGCGCTCAGCCTGCCGTTCGAGAACGACAGTTTCGATGCGGTGATCAATGTCGAGAGCGCGCAGCATTATGGCGACATGGTGCGCTTCCTCGATGAGGTCCACCGCGTGCTCAGGCCCGGCGGCGAATTCCTGATGGCCTGCTTCGAGGACCGGTCCAAGGACGTGTTTCCGCGAGAGTCCCTCCAGCAGTCGCGCCTGCGCCTCGTCAAGGAGGACGACATCACGGCCAATGTGGCGCGCGCCCTCGAGCTCGACGGCGCGCGGCGGACCGCGCTCGCAGCCGAGATCGTGCCGCGGCTCCTGCGCGGCGTGTCGCACGAGTTCGCGGGCATTCCAGGCACGCAGCTCCATACGTCGTTTGCGAACGGCGAATGCCCCTATTACTGCTTCACCTGCCGCAAGGATTGA
- a CDS encoding AAA family ATPase, giving the protein MTGQVAAWLEKVGLPQYLKSFSDHGIDFDILSEITDRDLASMGVVLGHRRKLLRSIAELDVPEPRLAAPKVDTGAERRQLTIMFCDLVGSTALSQRFDPEEMREILQAYREAATAVIARYDGIVSRLVGDGILSYFGYPSAHEDDAERAVRAGLETIAAVQAIKAQPDLQLEVRIGIATGLVVVGDLIAKGASSRLEVIGETPNLAARMQTFADPGSVIIASSTRRLLGNLFQLRQLGTRSIKGFSEPIEVWAVDAASALSSRFEAYHSQGLVGFVGREQELDRLAECKQRAWRGQGQVVLISGEPGIGKSRLAAHFLSERVAAEPHIRLRYQCSPHHRASALYPVITQLQRAAKLGPGDTNPQRLRKLEALLGRTNLKTPTLVPLFADLLSIPTDGRYLPLAWTPQQLRRNTLAALIQRLQRLSTEAPVFCIVEDLHWADATSLELLELAVRLADQLRVLLVLTFRDEFTLPWMGPANMTTLELGRLKETDVERMITDVVGSRSVPSELVTQIAARTDGIPLFVEELTRTVLEMGILEKTDGGRYRIGGSLPRLSIPSTLQDSLMARLDRLGPAKEVAQVCAVIGREFSDVLLRAIADKDDAELDAQLAQLERAELIFRSRSAPEGVYTFKHALVQDTAYESLLKSSRRRLHERIAAALQDQFPDIAAASPEIAAHHLTQAGLVEDAVEWWGKAGDRALRRSAYHEAIAHLTKAIGLAEGLSESPAGQSRRLQVQIAYGNALIATRGYGAPETSVAFTRARELASRLKGAPERFAATYGLWVGSLVRSELGSMQELARAFLHDTGDRPDSPEAGIAHRVGGMTRWFEGNFVDAKQHLEQALTIYRYEHDKNLAFLYGHDYGIAAAIYLALVLWPLGEVDRAEQLAQESIRRAADSGHVATMVYAHFHKIVLEAVRGSPERAKPHVDAVIELSREHGLLLYTRAGKFWNGWIRCHLGDRAVGLQAMQDSIGLPLVGKMATGLYVPLTWALLAEAKAGEGQFDDALAILDEQLVEVERTGQEWFTTEIHRRRGELMLRKDPRDIVAAEAAFTLALETARRQQAATFELRAALSLGRLYLASGTGEQARAVLAPIVGKFTSTQELPEIFEAREALDRSIKTSPCN; this is encoded by the coding sequence ATGACTGGGCAGGTTGCTGCCTGGTTGGAGAAGGTCGGCCTCCCTCAATATCTGAAGTCCTTTTCCGACCACGGCATTGATTTCGACATTCTTTCCGAGATTACCGATCGCGACCTCGCAAGCATGGGTGTCGTGCTCGGGCATCGCCGCAAGCTGCTGCGCTCGATTGCCGAGCTGGACGTGCCGGAGCCGCGTCTTGCCGCACCCAAGGTCGACACGGGGGCCGAGCGCCGTCAGCTCACGATCATGTTCTGCGATCTGGTCGGCTCGACCGCATTGTCGCAGCGCTTCGATCCCGAGGAGATGCGCGAGATCCTTCAGGCCTATCGCGAGGCCGCGACCGCCGTCATCGCCCGCTATGACGGCATCGTCTCGCGCTTGGTGGGCGACGGAATTCTGTCGTATTTCGGCTATCCGTCCGCCCATGAGGACGATGCCGAACGCGCGGTGCGCGCAGGGCTCGAGACCATCGCCGCCGTTCAGGCCATCAAGGCGCAGCCGGATCTCCAGCTGGAGGTACGCATCGGGATTGCGACCGGGCTCGTCGTCGTCGGCGATCTCATCGCAAAGGGCGCGTCGAGCCGGCTCGAGGTGATCGGCGAAACGCCCAACCTCGCGGCAAGGATGCAGACATTCGCCGATCCCGGCTCCGTCATCATCGCGTCCTCGACGCGGCGGCTGCTCGGCAATCTGTTCCAGCTGCGCCAGCTCGGAACGCGCTCGATCAAGGGCTTCAGCGAGCCCATCGAGGTCTGGGCGGTGGATGCTGCGTCCGCGCTCTCGAGCCGCTTCGAAGCCTACCACTCCCAGGGTCTCGTCGGGTTCGTCGGCCGCGAGCAGGAGCTGGATCGGCTTGCGGAGTGCAAGCAGCGGGCCTGGCGCGGCCAGGGCCAGGTCGTGCTGATTTCGGGCGAGCCGGGTATCGGCAAGTCGCGGCTCGCGGCGCATTTCCTCAGCGAGCGGGTCGCAGCCGAGCCGCACATCCGCTTGCGCTATCAGTGCTCGCCGCATCACCGCGCCAGCGCGCTTTACCCGGTCATCACGCAGCTTCAGCGGGCCGCGAAGCTCGGGCCGGGCGATACCAATCCGCAGCGGCTGCGCAAGCTCGAAGCCTTGCTCGGACGGACCAATCTGAAGACGCCAACGCTGGTGCCGCTGTTTGCGGATCTGCTGTCGATCCCGACCGACGGACGCTATCTGCCACTCGCATGGACGCCGCAGCAGCTGCGCCGCAATACGCTGGCGGCGCTGATCCAGCGTCTCCAGCGTCTGAGCACCGAGGCGCCGGTGTTCTGCATCGTCGAAGATCTGCATTGGGCGGATGCGACCTCGCTCGAGCTGCTCGAGCTCGCGGTCAGGCTTGCCGACCAGCTTCGCGTCCTGCTGGTCCTGACATTCCGGGACGAGTTCACGCTGCCGTGGATGGGCCCGGCGAACATGACGACGCTGGAGCTCGGACGGCTCAAGGAGACCGATGTCGAGCGCATGATCACCGATGTGGTCGGAAGCCGCTCGGTCCCGTCCGAGCTCGTCACGCAAATCGCGGCGCGGACCGACGGCATCCCGTTGTTCGTCGAGGAGTTGACGCGTACCGTGCTAGAGATGGGCATCCTCGAAAAGACCGATGGCGGCCGTTACAGGATCGGCGGCAGCCTGCCGCGCCTTTCGATACCCTCGACGCTGCAGGATTCGCTGATGGCACGGCTCGACCGGCTCGGCCCGGCCAAGGAAGTCGCGCAAGTGTGCGCCGTGATCGGCCGCGAGTTCTCCGATGTGCTGCTGCGCGCCATCGCCGACAAGGACGATGCCGAGCTCGATGCCCAGCTCGCCCAGCTCGAACGCGCCGAACTGATCTTCCGCAGCCGCTCCGCACCCGAAGGGGTCTATACGTTCAAGCACGCTCTGGTGCAGGACACCGCTTACGAGAGCCTGCTCAAGAGCAGCCGGCGCAGATTGCACGAGCGGATCGCCGCAGCGCTCCAGGACCAGTTTCCGGACATTGCGGCGGCATCGCCCGAAATCGCCGCGCATCATCTCACCCAGGCGGGCCTGGTCGAGGACGCCGTGGAATGGTGGGGCAAGGCCGGCGACCGCGCGCTGCGCCGCTCGGCCTATCACGAAGCCATCGCGCATCTGACCAAGGCGATCGGCCTCGCCGAGGGTTTGAGCGAAAGCCCGGCCGGGCAGAGCCGGCGGCTGCAAGTGCAGATCGCCTATGGCAACGCGCTGATCGCGACGCGCGGATATGGCGCGCCGGAGACGTCGGTCGCCTTCACGCGGGCGCGGGAGCTTGCATCCAGGCTCAAGGGCGCTCCCGAGCGGTTCGCCGCGACCTACGGCCTCTGGGTCGGAAGCCTCGTTCGCAGCGAGCTCGGATCGATGCAGGAGCTGGCGCGGGCCTTCCTGCACGATACGGGCGATCGACCAGACTCACCGGAGGCGGGGATCGCCCATCGCGTCGGCGGCATGACGCGCTGGTTCGAGGGCAATTTCGTCGATGCCAAGCAGCATCTCGAGCAGGCGCTGACCATCTACCGCTACGAGCACGACAAGAATCTCGCCTTCCTGTACGGGCATGATTACGGCATCGCGGCGGCGATCTACCTCGCGCTGGTGCTCTGGCCGCTCGGCGAGGTCGATCGCGCCGAGCAATTGGCACAGGAGTCGATCCGGCGCGCCGCGGACAGCGGCCATGTCGCGACGATGGTCTACGCGCATTTCCACAAGATCGTTCTCGAGGCGGTTCGCGGCAGCCCCGAGCGGGCCAAGCCGCATGTCGATGCCGTCATCGAGCTCAGCCGCGAGCACGGCCTGCTGCTCTACACGCGGGCGGGCAAATTCTGGAACGGCTGGATCCGCTGCCATCTGGGCGATCGCGCGGTCGGGCTCCAGGCGATGCAGGACTCGATCGGACTGCCGCTGGTTGGCAAGATGGCGACCGGGCTCTACGTGCCCCTGACCTGGGCGTTGCTTGCGGAGGCCAAGGCCGGCGAGGGGCAGTTCGACGACGCGCTCGCGATCCTCGACGAGCAGCTCGTCGAGGTGGAGCGCACCGGCCAGGAATGGTTCACCACCGAGATCCACC